The Cuculus canorus isolate bCucCan1 chromosome 5, bCucCan1.pri, whole genome shotgun sequence genome window below encodes:
- the LGALS3 gene encoding galectin-3: MSGGFSLSDALPTCNNPNPSAPPPHGYPSWGNQPPAPGAFPTFPGCPAAAPAPYPGGPGAYPGAPGAYPGGPGAPGPYPGAPGAFPGAPGGPGPHCAPGQPHGGLGFGHPPPQGGPAPPLKVPFELPLQAGLLPRLLITITGTINHNPNRFSLDFKRGKDIAFHFNPRFKEEDKRVIVCNSMFQDKWGREERIAPRFPFEPGKPFKLQVLCEVDHFKVAVNDAHLLQYNFREKKLNEITKLCIAGDITLTSVMPTMI, translated from the exons atgtcAGGCGGTTTCTCT ttaTCCGACGCTTTGCCCACCTGCAACAACCCCAACCCCTCTGCGCCCCCACCCCACGGTTATCCCTCCTGGGGAAACCAGCCACCGGCTCCTGGGGCATTCCCGACATTCCCTGGctgtccagcagcagcaccagcgcCATATCCTGGAGGACCAGGAGCATACCCTGGAGCACCAGGAGCATACCCTGGAGGACCTGGAGCACCTGGGCCATATCCCGGAGCACCTGGAGCATTTCCTGGAGCACCAGGAGGACCAGGACCGCATTGTGCCCCAGGACAACCACATGGTGGCCTTGGATTTGGACACCCTCCTCCACAGGGTGGACCAGCTCCTCCTCTG AAAGTTCCCTTCGAGCTGCCCCTGCAGGCAGGACTTCTCCCTCGGCTCCTCATAACCATCACGGGCACCATCAACCACAACCCAAACAG GTTTTCACTGGATTTCAAGAGAGGGAAGGACATTGCCTTCCACTTCAATCCCCGCTTCAAGGAAGAGGACAAGAGAGTCATCGTTTGTAATTCGATGTTCCAAGATAaatggggaagagaggagagaattGCTCCAAGGTTTCCCTTTGAACCTGGAAAACCTTTCAAG CTCCAGGTCCTCTGCGAGGTGGATCACTTCAAGGTAGCGGTCAATGATGCTCACTTGCTGCAGTACAACTTCCGTGAGAAGAAGTTGAACGAGATCACCAAGCTCTGCATCGCTGGGGACATCACCCTCACCAGCGTTATGCCGACCATGATATAG